One Plasmodium cynomolgi strain B DNA, chromosome 12, whole genome shotgun sequence genomic region harbors:
- a CDS encoding hypothetical protein (putative) → MKTYVYVLYYLKLLVNKAANAIYQGINPYLDIKKYSEEALKQIQWHRNLSDDWYVKDDNIVNDSGATIKEVEHRINRGEISIGGQCYDGDKHDDLRNLFVKLIDELFFSNYGECLEMEKKLYLSTQAFLKKLQDDINEDFEAILHVVRHHIKNFFKKTSAHNQQELEKITGIDMNLRINDEGNLLFNNKNLHHFLAFTKLELNIDLEQEYSTFENYSLISDIERVYIDLAIEISKVEEDIAKYLNSTLHRFPLKYYRDANAFAVMFQSNAMIILEDNLHVNLYHKYVEQMEKSNANFRIDIKPIDSLLQDMLSILNHTIDYNVHALFVKLNKHLNGDLKSLIAFFLYLFNIEKFRNHDIIKSIEEKSEDLEESKIMSNSYNLFMIEKNDINIAEIKFKIFVKNKFDFNVDDKKVRSLEKKLYDIYQNKHLVEAFNLIAYQILIKRIVKDYANFVEQLKKTSYRYQPLFKKVIDLFPLRRDENILIIPRKKYDKLVKDYIKIKDNSNFHFNILGGNQNISNSLFRLKRQMNKIKIMIKILMGLNEEMTTLKDVSKLTPGEKERNKKAILFYVRLIREFKDDWFY, encoded by the exons ATGAAAACCTACGTATATGTGCTCTATTACCTTAAGTTATTGGTG AATAAAGCAGCAAATGCTATCTACCAAGGAATCAACCCATACCTTGACATAAAAAA ATACAGTGAAGAAGCTCTTAAACAAATACAATGGCACAGAAACTTATCCGATGACTGGTACGTTAAAGATGATAACATCGTAAACGATTCCGGTGCTACAATAAAAGAAGTGGAGCATAGAATTAATCGAGGAGAAATATCCATTGGGGGCCAATGTTACGATGGAGACAAACATGATGACTTGAGAAATTTGTTCGTTAAATTAATAGATGAGCTCTTCTTTTCAAATTATGGAGAATGTctagaaatggaaaaaaagttatatcTTTCTACACAAGcttttctaaaaaaattgcaagatGATATAAACGAGGATTTTGAAGCCATTCTCCATGTGGTCAGAcatcacataaaaaatttctttaaaaagacAAGTGCACATAATCAGcaagaattggaaaaaataacaggaATAGATATGAACCTGAGAATTAATGACGAAGGAAATTTACTatttaataacaaaaatttacatcACTTCCTCGCTTTTACGAAATTAGAATTAAATATAGATTTAGAGCAAGAATATTCAACATTTGAAAATTACTCCCTCATTAGTGACATTGAACGTGTTTACATTGACCTTGCTATTGAAATTTCCAAAGTAGAAGAAGACAttgcaaaatatttgaatTCAACTTTACATAGATTTCCTCTCAAGTATTACCGTGATGCCAATGCCTTTGCAGTTATGTTCCAAAGTAATGCTATGATAATCCTAGAAGATAATTTACACGTTAATCTGTATCATAAATATGTAgagcaaatggaaaaatcaAACGCCAATTTCCGGATAGATATTAAGCCAATAGATTCGTTACTCCAAGATATGCTTAGCATACTAAATCACACCATTGACTACAATGTACATGCACTCTTTGTAAAACTAAATAAACACCTAAATGGAGACCTAAAATCTCTCATAGCattctttctttatttatttaatatagaaaaatttagaaatCATGACATTATAAAATctatagaagaaaaaagtgaagactTAGAAGAAAGTAAAATTATGTCCAATAGTTATAACTTATTtatgatagaaaaaaatgacatcaaCATTGCAGAaatcaaatttaaaatttttgtaaaaaataaatttgattTCAATGTagatgataaaaaagttcGATctctggaaaaaaaactttacgACATTTACCAAAATAAACACCTCGTAGAAGCCTTCAATCTAATTGCTTACCAAATATTAATCAAACGGATCGTCAAAGATTATGCAAACTTTGTGGAACAGCTTAAAAAAACTTCCTACAGATATCAACCACTTTTTAAGAAAGTGATAGACCTATTTCCTCTTCGAAGAGATGAAAACATCCTCATCAttccaagaaaaaaatatgacaaaTTGGTGAAGGACTATATCAAAATTAAGGACAACAgtaatttccattttaacaTCCTGGGTGGTAATCAAAACATATCTAATTCTTTATTTCGTCTAAAAAggcaaatgaacaaaattaaaattatgattaaaattttaatgggCCTCAATGAAGAGATGACTACCCTGAAGGACGTTTCGAAGCTCACTCCCGGCGAAAAGGAGCGCAATAAAAAGgctattcttttttatgtccgTTTAATTAGGGAGTTCAAGGATGACTGGTTTTATTAG